In one Mucilaginibacter ginsenosidivorax genomic region, the following are encoded:
- a CDS encoding MFS transporter has product MEQNNAKSYSSALYTLITVFFFWGFLAASNGVFIPFCKEHFHLTQFESQLIDFTFYGGYFIGSLILYFASSISKVDIMNKMGYKNGIILGLVVSAVGALGMVPAIASGSFGLILTVFFIIAVGFSLQQTAANPFVVALGPPETGSNRLNFAGSINNIGGLLGPVVVGIILFGSAAAKIEAKDVQISSVNNLYYMLAGLFIAVAIFFWFSNLPKVTSDEKIEPSPKANTPLLIMFLAFCLILAADPISKAIHIPSQYFVYASLAIIVLTLVGTIFAAKQSKEGWGAMQYPQLILGMLAIFTYVGTEVTIQSNMGSLLKTPEFGSFKESDIAPYISLYWGSLMIGRFAGAIGAFNLSKTVKYVLTILIPFIAFGIVLLVNAATGVNVSNLYGYAACVAILIVAFFIGQQKPTRTLSVLGLLGVAFMLVGLFTTGKVATFSFISGGLCCSIMWPSIFSLAITGLGKYTSQGSAFLIMMILGGSIIPPLQGKVADGAGNVIPGMSGIHFSYIVPVLGFAYLAYFAWKVSRELRSQGIDLDHVEVAAGH; this is encoded by the coding sequence ATGGAACAAAACAATGCTAAAAGTTACAGTTCGGCACTTTACACGCTGATAACTGTATTTTTCTTTTGGGGCTTTTTAGCCGCCTCCAACGGTGTATTCATACCTTTTTGTAAAGAACACTTTCATCTAACCCAGTTTGAATCACAGTTGATTGATTTTACCTTTTATGGCGGTTATTTTATAGGTTCATTAATCCTGTATTTTGCTTCATCTATCAGCAAGGTTGATATCATGAATAAAATGGGTTATAAAAATGGCATTATTTTAGGATTGGTTGTATCAGCAGTTGGCGCTTTGGGAATGGTCCCTGCAATAGCATCAGGTTCATTCGGTTTAATATTAACCGTATTTTTTATTATCGCAGTTGGATTTTCGTTACAGCAAACCGCGGCTAACCCGTTTGTGGTTGCTTTAGGCCCGCCCGAAACCGGATCAAACCGTTTAAACTTTGCGGGTAGCATAAACAACATTGGTGGTTTATTAGGCCCCGTAGTGGTAGGTATTATTTTGTTCGGATCGGCTGCAGCTAAAATCGAGGCGAAAGACGTGCAAATTTCTTCAGTGAATAATCTATACTACATGCTTGCCGGTTTATTTATAGCGGTTGCCATATTTTTCTGGTTTTCCAATTTGCCAAAAGTTACCAGCGACGAGAAGATTGAACCAAGTCCTAAGGCCAATACTCCGCTTTTAATTATGTTTTTGGCATTTTGTTTAATCTTAGCTGCCGACCCCATCAGCAAAGCTATCCATATTCCGAGCCAGTATTTTGTATATGCATCATTAGCTATAATTGTATTAACACTGGTAGGAACCATTTTTGCCGCCAAGCAAAGCAAAGAGGGTTGGGGCGCTATGCAATACCCGCAATTGATTTTAGGTATGCTGGCTATATTTACTTATGTAGGTACCGAGGTTACTATTCAAAGCAACATGGGATCGTTATTAAAAACGCCTGAGTTTGGCTCGTTCAAAGAATCGGATATAGCGCCTTATATTTCATTGTATTGGGGGAGTTTGATGATCGGTCGTTTTGCCGGTGCTATAGGCGCGTTTAACCTATCCAAAACGGTTAAATATGTGTTAACCATTCTGATACCTTTTATAGCGTTTGGTATAGTATTATTGGTTAATGCTGCCACCGGCGTAAACGTAAGTAACCTTTATGGTTATGCAGCATGCGTAGCAATCCTTATTGTTGCGTTCTTTATTGGTCAGCAAAAACCTACCCGTACATTATCGGTATTGGGTTTATTAGGTGTAGCATTTATGCTGGTTGGTTTATTTACTACCGGTAAAGTTGCTACATTCTCATTCATCAGCGGTGGCTTATGCTGCTCCATCATGTGGCCGTCTATATTCTCTTTGGCTATTACCGGTTTAGGCAAATACACCAGCCAGGGATCTGCATTCCTGATCATGATGATTTTGGGAGGCTCTATTATCCCTCCGCTGCAGGGAAAAGTTGCTGATGGTGCCGGTAATGTTATTCCAGGCATGAGTGGCATTCACTTCTCCTATATTGTACCGGTGTTAGGCTTTGCATACCTTGCTTATTTTGCCTGGAAAGTAAGCCGCGAGTTGCGTAGCCAGGGCATCGACCTTGACCATGTTGAAGTTGCAGCAGGCCACTAA
- a CDS encoding deoxycytidylate deaminase, which translates to MKPSFDSIFMNLATDLAKRSHCVKAHVGAVLTRDTRIISIGYNGPPAGTHNCDEEWPGQGCARDSKGSCSLALHAEENAILYAVKSGAKLEGATLYTTLSPCIACARLIYSAGITKVYFDKSYAEYKGIGSDEGVDFLNRFGVPTVRFTED; encoded by the coding sequence ATGAAACCAAGTTTCGATTCGATATTCATGAACCTGGCAACCGACCTGGCTAAACGTTCGCACTGCGTTAAAGCCCACGTAGGTGCTGTTTTAACCCGCGATACCCGTATTATATCCATCGGTTATAACGGCCCGCCTGCGGGCACGCACAACTGCGACGAGGAGTGGCCCGGCCAGGGCTGCGCACGCGATTCAAAAGGAAGTTGTTCATTAGCGTTGCATGCCGAAGAAAACGCGATTTTATACGCCGTAAAAAGCGGCGCAAAGCTGGAGGGGGCAACGCTTTACACTACGCTTTCGCCTTGTATTGCCTGTGCGCGTCTCATTTATTCGGCAGGCATTACCAAAGTTTATTTTGATAAATCATACGCTGAGTACAAAGGCATTGGCAGCGACGAAGGAGTTGATTTTTTGAACCGTTTTGGCGTGCCAACAGTAAGGTTTACAGAAGATTAG
- the cmk gene encoding (d)CMP kinase, translating into MSNNIVVAIDGYSSCGKSTLAKALAKKLHFIYVDSGAMYRAVALYFLRNNIDLTNHEQIADALNNIHLNFHSRDYKTHITLNDEEVSDEIRQMHVADKVSTIAAIHEVRVAMVKQQQRMGKSKNIIMDGRDIGTVVFPNAQVKLFMTADPKIRAERRYKELLPTNPEITLEEIFDNLAHRDYQDTTRKESPLTRAEDAIILDNTDLSPDEQLLFALSHIEPFLAD; encoded by the coding sequence ATGAGCAACAATATCGTAGTAGCAATTGATGGTTATTCATCATGTGGTAAAAGCACTTTAGCAAAGGCTTTAGCAAAAAAACTTCATTTTATTTATGTAGATAGCGGCGCAATGTACCGGGCTGTGGCTTTGTATTTTCTGCGTAATAACATCGATCTGACTAATCATGAACAGATTGCCGACGCGCTGAACAATATCCATCTTAACTTTCACTCCAGGGATTACAAAACACACATCACGCTTAACGATGAAGAAGTATCTGACGAGATACGCCAGATGCATGTGGCCGACAAGGTAAGCACCATTGCGGCAATACATGAAGTGCGCGTGGCCATGGTAAAACAGCAGCAGCGCATGGGCAAATCAAAAAACATTATTATGGATGGCCGCGATATTGGCACCGTAGTATTCCCGAATGCGCAGGTAAAGCTATTTATGACTGCCGACCCAAAGATTCGCGCCGAGCGCCGGTATAAAGAGCTATTGCCCACCAACCCCGAAATAACGTTAGAAGAAATTTTTGATAACCTGGCCCACCGCGATTACCAGGACACCACCCGCAAGGAAAGCCCGTTGACACGTGCGGAGGATGCTATTATTTTAGATAATACCGATTTGAGCCCGGACGAACAACTACTATTCGCGCTTAGCCATATTGAACCTTTCCTGGCCGATTAA
- the arfB gene encoding alternative ribosome rescue aminoacyl-tRNA hydrolase ArfB, translated as MNLNKADLQKEITYKTSRSGGKGGQNVNKVSSKVELLFDVAASALFNDDEKILLAGKLQNRLNKDGLVQVICDEERSQYLNKEKAVERLIALLGRALEVQKVRKPTKVSKAAKAARLDNKKKQSAKKENRGTNHDD; from the coding sequence ATGAACCTGAATAAAGCCGATTTACAAAAAGAAATAACTTACAAAACATCACGGAGTGGGGGCAAGGGGGGCCAAAACGTAAACAAAGTATCAAGCAAGGTTGAGCTTTTGTTTGATGTTGCCGCTTCGGCGTTATTTAATGATGATGAGAAAATATTGCTCGCCGGAAAATTGCAAAACCGGTTAAATAAAGACGGCCTGGTACAAGTAATTTGCGATGAAGAACGCAGCCAATACCTTAATAAAGAAAAAGCGGTTGAAAGGCTGATTGCCTTATTAGGTCGCGCGCTGGAGGTACAAAAAGTACGGAAACCAACCAAAGTAAGTAAAGCCGCCAAAGCTGCCCGGTTAGATAACAAAAAGAAACAATCGGCAAAAAAGGAAAACAGGGGAACTAATCATGACGATTAG
- a CDS encoding lipid A deacylase LpxR family protein gives MLNKFFFTLVCLLGCTTLFAQQHSQEFGIQTDNDSYLGQGSDRYYTNGIFFYYRKALKVADAGKLQNKILGIELGQKMFNAQSGYVRDAGDVDRPFAAYTYVGGTLNLLYKNESTLKLGAQIGLVGPAAGGEPVQKLIHNTFGFYTLNGWQYQIRNDVELNLSAEYNKLLARASWADVSLASYANLGTGFTGAGLGPLFRLGNFNQLFNSISTQSTASLTPQSNLLHKQELFFYYKPQINAVVYDATIQGGLFSSHDPNSLEITGTKKTFVFSQQFGVGFSFTRFTFDVAAIFHTREVETMVHSHQWAAITGVYRFK, from the coding sequence ATGCTAAATAAGTTTTTCTTTACGCTGGTATGCCTGTTGGGCTGTACCACATTGTTTGCCCAGCAACATAGCCAGGAGTTTGGCATCCAAACAGATAACGACTCGTACCTGGGGCAGGGGTCTGACAGGTATTATACCAATGGTATTTTCTTTTATTACCGCAAGGCTTTAAAAGTGGCAGATGCGGGAAAACTTCAAAACAAAATTTTGGGCATCGAATTAGGTCAAAAAATGTTTAATGCACAATCAGGTTACGTAAGGGATGCAGGTGATGTCGACCGGCCTTTTGCCGCATATACGTATGTAGGTGGTACCTTAAACCTGTTATATAAAAACGAAAGCACCCTTAAGCTTGGTGCCCAGATAGGCCTGGTTGGCCCTGCAGCCGGCGGCGAGCCTGTTCAAAAACTTATTCATAACACATTTGGCTTTTATACACTAAACGGCTGGCAATACCAGATCAGGAATGATGTTGAGCTCAATCTATCTGCCGAATATAACAAACTGCTTGCCCGTGCATCATGGGCAGATGTAAGCCTGGCCAGTTATGCCAACTTAGGTACCGGGTTTACTGGCGCCGGGTTAGGGCCGCTGTTTCGCCTGGGTAACTTTAACCAGCTATTCAACTCAATAAGCACGCAAAGCACAGCATCGTTAACACCTCAAAGCAATTTATTGCACAAGCAGGAATTGTTTTTTTATTATAAACCGCAAATAAATGCCGTAGTTTACGATGCCACCATACAAGGCGGCCTTTTTAGCAGCCATGATCCTAATAGCCTGGAAATTACCGGCACCAAAAAGACCTTTGTTTTTAGCCAGCAGTTTGGCGTGGGCTTTAGCTTTACCCGTTTCACTTTTGATGTCGCCGCTATTTTCCACACCCGCGAAGTAGAAACAATGGTACATTCGCACCAATGGGCGGCAATAACCGGGGTTTATCGGTTTAAGTAA
- a CDS encoding DUF4142 domain-containing protein: MKKLSLMAMMAIAALSFQSCGGAKDSKDAADSTNAVKDTSTMAVKDTAGVTGAKGIAVDKDDAKFAVDAANGGMAEVAVAKVAETKALNQKVKDFAAMMVADHGKANDELMAIAKTKNITLPAAPSEDKQKELADLSKKSASDFDKAYVDAMVDGHKKTISMFEDAAKNCKDADLKAFAEKTLPTIKGHLAEIEAIKKGMK, from the coding sequence ATGAAAAAGTTAAGTTTAATGGCGATGATGGCAATTGCAGCCTTATCGTTCCAATCATGCGGCGGTGCCAAAGACAGTAAAGATGCTGCCGACAGTACCAATGCCGTTAAAGACACATCAACAATGGCGGTTAAAGATACCGCAGGCGTAACCGGAGCTAAAGGCATTGCTGTTGATAAAGATGATGCAAAATTTGCAGTTGACGCTGCCAACGGTGGCATGGCCGAAGTTGCGGTAGCCAAAGTTGCCGAAACCAAAGCCTTAAATCAAAAAGTTAAAGATTTTGCTGCGATGATGGTGGCCGACCATGGCAAGGCAAACGACGAGTTGATGGCTATTGCCAAAACCAAAAATATTACGTTACCTGCCGCTCCAAGCGAAGATAAGCAAAAAGAATTGGCAGATCTTTCAAAGAAATCGGCCAGCGATTTTGACAAAGCTTACGTAGATGCCATGGTTGACGGACACAAGAAAACAATATCAATGTTTGAAGATGCCGCTAAAAACTGCAAGGATGCAGATTTGAAGGCTTTTGCCGAAAAAACTTTACCTACTATTAAAGGTCACCTTGCCGAAATAGAGGCGATTAAAAAAGGTATGAAATAA
- a CDS encoding zinc-dependent metalloprotease, whose product MKKVYLLFLALLVFISNVKAQQTDEITAKTKGFTKYKGYFNFYWDEKTGKIFLEIDKFDQEFLYVNSMPAGVGSNDLGLDRGQIGGSRIVKFIKSGPKVLLMQPNYSYRAISNNADERKSVEEAFAQSAIWGTTVVAQDGNKVLVDFTPFLLRDSHKIADRLNDNNQGSFSFDDGRSAVYLPNTKSFPDNSEFEATITLAGKGKGYEISSVTPDPNAVTVRMHQSFIKLPDDGYKKRNFDPRSGYYDVEYMDYATPIDEPIMKRMLTRHRLEKKDPAAAISEPVNPIIYYVDRGAPELVRNALVEGASWWNQAFEAAGYKNAFQVKLLPEDADPMDIRYNIIQWIHRSTRGWSYGESIDDPRTGEIIKGQVSLGSLRDRQDFLIAEGLVQPYEDGKPTSDKMLKMALARLRQLAAHEVGHTLGLQHNFTASVNGRASVMDYPPPVISLVADGTIDLSKAYRTEIGEYDKRAILYGYQDFAKGTNEDEVLKGIITETIKQGFLFISDDDARPAGSAHPQAHLWDSGTNAADELNRLMALRKHVLDNFSEKAIRQDAPMATLEEVLVPMYLIHRFQAEAASKMIGGLYYTFALKNDGQTITKFVPPAEQWKAFNALMGTISPDALALPEKLIEKIPPRPIGYPRTRETFKSHTGLTFDPMAAAESAAAATLSFMLQPERAARLVEYQSRDNTQPGLLPVLNKLVAQTWKAPQPAGYKGELQRLVNNLALRQILTLAATTSAPESVRGIALLQIDDLKKWMKTATLTAAGNSKANLLFGLSQINEFEKNPDKFQPAPVLNMPDGSPIGMD is encoded by the coding sequence ATGAAAAAAGTTTACCTGCTCTTTTTAGCCTTATTGGTTTTTATTTCGAATGTTAAAGCCCAACAAACCGATGAAATTACCGCCAAAACAAAAGGCTTTACCAAATACAAAGGCTACTTCAACTTTTATTGGGATGAGAAAACCGGGAAGATCTTTTTAGAGATTGATAAATTTGACCAGGAGTTTCTGTACGTAAACTCGATGCCTGCGGGTGTTGGATCAAACGACCTGGGTTTGGATAGGGGGCAAATTGGTGGCAGCCGCATAGTAAAATTCATTAAGAGCGGCCCTAAAGTATTGCTGATGCAACCCAATTATAGCTACCGGGCTATCAGTAATAATGCCGATGAGCGTAAATCTGTAGAAGAAGCCTTTGCACAATCGGCTATTTGGGGTACTACGGTTGTAGCCCAGGATGGCAATAAGGTTTTGGTTGATTTTACACCCTTTTTGCTGCGCGATAGCCATAAAATTGCCGACAGATTGAATGATAATAACCAGGGTAGTTTTAGTTTTGATGATGGCCGGTCGGCGGTGTATTTACCCAATACAAAAAGCTTTCCTGATAATTCGGAATTTGAGGCCACTATTACCCTGGCCGGAAAAGGCAAAGGCTACGAGATTAGCTCGGTAACGCCCGATCCTAATGCTGTTACCGTAAGGATGCACCAGTCGTTTATAAAACTACCTGACGATGGCTATAAAAAGCGAAACTTCGATCCGCGATCAGGCTATTATGATGTGGAGTATATGGATTACGCTACGCCTATTGATGAGCCTATCATGAAACGGATGCTTACCCGTCACCGGTTGGAAAAAAAGGACCCTGCTGCGGCAATTAGTGAACCCGTAAACCCCATCATTTATTATGTCGACCGTGGCGCGCCCGAACTTGTGCGCAACGCCCTGGTAGAAGGCGCCAGCTGGTGGAACCAGGCTTTCGAGGCTGCCGGGTATAAAAACGCTTTCCAGGTTAAATTACTGCCTGAGGATGCCGACCCTATGGACATCCGCTACAATATTATCCAGTGGATCCACCGCTCAACCAGGGGATGGTCATACGGCGAATCGATTGATGACCCGCGTACAGGCGAAATTATTAAAGGACAGGTTTCCCTTGGCTCCCTGCGCGACAGACAGGATTTCCTGATTGCCGAAGGATTGGTTCAGCCTTATGAAGATGGAAAGCCAACAAGTGATAAAATGCTGAAAATGGCCCTCGCCCGGTTACGGCAATTGGCAGCCCACGAGGTTGGTCATACCCTGGGCTTGCAGCATAATTTTACCGCGAGTGTAAATGGCAGGGCATCTGTAATGGATTATCCGCCACCGGTTATTAGCCTGGTTGCAGATGGTACTATCGACCTGAGCAAAGCTTATCGCACCGAAATTGGCGAATATGACAAACGCGCCATCCTTTATGGTTACCAGGATTTTGCCAAAGGCACAAATGAGGATGAAGTTTTAAAAGGCATCATTACCGAAACCATTAAACAAGGCTTTTTATTTATATCTGACGATGATGCCCGGCCTGCCGGCAGCGCTCACCCGCAAGCCCATTTATGGGACAGCGGCACCAATGCCGCCGATGAACTTAACCGCCTGATGGCATTACGCAAACATGTGCTGGATAATTTTTCGGAAAAAGCCATTCGGCAGGATGCGCCGATGGCCACGCTGGAAGAGGTATTGGTACCGATGTACCTGATTCACCGTTTCCAGGCCGAGGCTGCTTCGAAAATGATAGGAGGCTTATATTATACTTTCGCACTTAAAAACGATGGGCAAACCATTACTAAATTTGTGCCCCCTGCCGAGCAATGGAAGGCTTTTAATGCGCTGATGGGTACCATCAGCCCCGATGCACTGGCACTGCCCGAAAAGTTGATAGAGAAAATACCACCGCGCCCCATTGGTTATCCCCGTACAAGGGAAACCTTCAAATCGCATACCGGCCTGACTTTTGATCCGATGGCTGCTGCAGAATCTGCCGCCGCTGCAACCTTATCGTTCATGTTGCAACCCGAACGGGCCGCCAGGCTGGTTGAATACCAATCGCGCGATAATACCCAGCCGGGCCTTTTACCTGTTTTGAACAAACTGGTAGCCCAAACCTGGAAAGCCCCGCAACCAGCAGGCTATAAAGGCGAGCTGCAACGCCTGGTAAATAACCTTGCCCTTAGGCAGATATTAACCCTGGCGGCCACAACCAGCGCCCCTGAAAGCGTTCGTGGTATTGCTTTACTCCAGATAGATGACCTTAAAAAGTGGATGAAAACAGCTACGCTTACTGCCGCAGGTAACAGTAAAGCTAATTTGCTGTTCGGCTTATCACAAATCAATGAGTTTGAGAAAAATCCCGATAAATTTCAACCCGCACCGGTGCTGAATATGCCGGATGGATCGCCGATTGGGATGGATTAA
- a CDS encoding glycoside hydrolase family 31 protein, with the protein MEIEILGNVQSFKQQGGLLTIKTIEAEAKVYVYSPTIIRVNISKKHSKPDSSYAVIRNADAHLEFTESADAIEINTTAIKLRIQKSPLRFNFFTADGKPISQDDNRFGTNWQGGRVVTYRKLYADEKFIGLGEKAGNLDRRGTSYVNWNTDAVDYNNKSDPLYKTFPFFIGLHSGLTYGLFLDNTHKSYFDFGATTDDEMSWFGADGGDMNYYFFGAQGVAKIIEDYTWLTGRMEMPPLWSLGYQQCRWSYMSAKEVLKIAKTFRKKKIPADVMYCDIDYMEGFKIFTWNKKTFSDPQAMMNELKKMGFHLVTIVDPGIKIEEGYKQYDEGVANDYFAKYPDGENYTGYVWPGRCHFPDFFRDDVREWWGAAFTALTDVGVDGFWNDMNEPAAWGQNIPWMVKFADKYMPEVRNAYGMQMARATYGGTRKLLNNKRPFVLTRAAYAGTQRYSAVWTGDNTGTDEHMLLGQRLVNSLGITGMAFTGVDIGGFSANPTPELMVRWNSLGIYTPMFRNHAIKGSKMREPWEWGDANEQIIKKDIEQRYKLLPYIYSAFYQSTQTGLPISRTLAIGFPFDEKVYFERFQNQFMFGDALLVAPVESDKLTTDVYLPKGNWYQLSTGEKLKGGKIVKVASPLTDLPVFVKAGAIIPIQSITQSTAAKGDGILQLHIWNGKEATDFLYYEDDGSSYDYEQGAYYKRTIRFDPKKKSVTLSAVEGMFFSRFDKLSIVWHGFERGANDKVVDFVKEEMAVRFV; encoded by the coding sequence ATGGAAATAGAAATATTAGGGAACGTACAAAGCTTTAAACAGCAGGGCGGCTTGCTAACCATTAAAACAATAGAAGCAGAAGCAAAGGTGTATGTTTACAGCCCGACAATCATCCGGGTTAATATCAGTAAAAAGCATAGTAAGCCGGATAGCTCTTATGCTGTGATTCGTAACGCTGATGCGCACCTGGAGTTTACCGAATCAGCCGATGCTATCGAAATCAATACCACCGCTATAAAACTCCGTATTCAAAAATCACCGCTGAGATTTAACTTTTTTACGGCCGACGGCAAGCCGATAAGCCAGGACGATAATCGTTTTGGCACCAACTGGCAAGGCGGGCGTGTAGTTACTTACCGTAAATTATACGCCGATGAAAAGTTCATTGGCTTGGGCGAGAAAGCAGGCAATCTTGACCGGCGCGGAACATCGTACGTTAACTGGAATACCGACGCTGTTGACTACAATAACAAAAGCGACCCTTTATACAAAACGTTTCCGTTTTTTATCGGCCTGCATAGCGGGCTAACCTATGGTTTGTTTCTGGACAATACCCACAAAAGCTATTTCGATTTTGGTGCCACTACGGATGATGAAATGAGCTGGTTTGGTGCCGATGGCGGCGACATGAACTATTATTTTTTCGGCGCGCAGGGTGTGGCGAAAATTATTGAGGATTATACCTGGCTCACCGGCCGTATGGAAATGCCCCCATTATGGAGCCTTGGTTACCAGCAGTGCCGCTGGAGTTATATGAGCGCCAAAGAGGTGTTAAAAATTGCCAAAACCTTTCGCAAAAAAAAGATCCCGGCCGATGTGATGTATTGCGACATTGACTATATGGAGGGCTTCAAAATTTTCACCTGGAACAAAAAAACTTTTTCTGATCCACAGGCCATGATGAACGAGCTAAAAAAGATGGGCTTTCATTTGGTTACCATAGTTGATCCGGGAATAAAGATTGAAGAAGGCTATAAGCAATATGATGAAGGCGTAGCTAACGATTATTTTGCCAAATATCCCGATGGTGAAAATTATACCGGATACGTTTGGCCAGGGCGCTGCCACTTCCCCGATTTTTTCAGGGATGATGTACGTGAGTGGTGGGGAGCAGCTTTTACCGCGTTGACCGATGTTGGTGTAGACGGCTTTTGGAACGATATGAACGAACCGGCAGCCTGGGGACAAAACATCCCATGGATGGTAAAATTTGCTGATAAATATATGCCCGAAGTACGTAATGCCTATGGTATGCAAATGGCCAGGGCCACTTACGGGGGCACAAGAAAACTACTGAATAACAAACGACCATTTGTACTCACCCGGGCTGCATACGCCGGCACACAGCGCTATTCGGCCGTTTGGACGGGAGATAATACCGGCACAGACGAGCACATGCTTTTGGGCCAGCGTTTGGTAAACAGCCTTGGTATTACCGGCATGGCTTTTACCGGCGTAGATATCGGCGGTTTTAGCGCCAACCCAACGCCCGAGCTAATGGTACGATGGAACTCGTTGGGTATATACACGCCGATGTTTCGTAATCATGCCATAAAGGGCAGCAAAATGCGCGAACCATGGGAATGGGGTGATGCTAATGAGCAGATTATCAAAAAAGATATTGAGCAACGGTATAAGCTACTCCCCTACATTTATTCGGCCTTTTATCAATCCACACAAACGGGCCTGCCCATTAGCCGTACATTGGCCATCGGGTTTCCGTTTGACGAGAAAGTATATTTCGAACGTTTTCAAAATCAGTTTATGTTTGGCGATGCCTTGTTGGTTGCGCCGGTTGAAAGCGATAAACTAACAACCGATGTTTACCTACCCAAAGGCAACTGGTACCAATTAAGTACCGGCGAAAAACTCAAAGGTGGTAAAATTGTAAAAGTAGCATCGCCATTAACTGACTTACCGGTATTTGTAAAAGCAGGTGCAATTATACCAATACAAAGCATAACGCAAAGTACCGCCGCTAAAGGCGATGGAATCTTGCAACTCCACATCTGGAATGGCAAAGAAGCCACTGATTTTTTGTATTATGAAGATGACGGATCGTCTTACGATTATGAGCAGGGGGCTTATTATAAACGTACCATTAGATTTGATCCGAAGAAAAAAAGCGTCACATTATCGGCAGTTGAGGGGATGTTTTTTTCGAGGTTTGATAAACTAAGTATTGTTTGGCATGGATTTGAAAGAGGGGCAAATGATAAGGTTGTTGATTTTGTGAAAGAGGAGATGGCGGTAAGATTTGTCTGA
- a CDS encoding nucleotidyltransferase family protein: MKPTLLILAAGMASRYGSMKQVDGFGPNGETIIDYSIYDAIKAGFGKVSFIIREEFADNFKAIFEPKLKGRIETDYVFQSFDLKPFGIDKEIERAKPWGTAHAVLAARNQVNEPFCVINADDFYGYDSFEKMAKFLTTEVTDDTYSLIGYQIDRTLSDYGSVSRGVCKVDDAGNMVEINERTEVYFKEDGSVAYKDATGEHALSNDTRVSMNFWGFTPAVFKQSEEMFREFVAANENNPKSEFFIPLVADKLIKEDIASFKVIPTGSKWFGVTYKEDKPIVQKSISELVANGTYPATLWD, translated from the coding sequence ATGAAACCCACGCTACTTATTTTGGCCGCTGGTATGGCCAGCCGTTACGGCAGTATGAAACAAGTTGACGGCTTTGGCCCCAACGGAGAAACCATAATCGATTATTCAATATATGATGCTATAAAAGCAGGTTTTGGTAAGGTAAGCTTTATCATCCGCGAAGAATTTGCAGATAATTTTAAGGCTATTTTTGAACCCAAACTAAAGGGCCGTATTGAAACCGATTACGTTTTTCAAAGTTTCGACCTGAAGCCATTTGGCATTGATAAAGAAATTGAACGCGCAAAACCCTGGGGCACTGCCCACGCGGTGCTGGCAGCACGCAACCAGGTAAATGAGCCTTTTTGCGTGATTAACGCCGACGATTTTTATGGTTACGACTCATTTGAAAAAATGGCCAAATTTTTAACTACCGAGGTTACTGATGATACTTACTCATTAATAGGCTACCAGATTGACAGGACATTATCTGACTACGGATCGGTATCGCGCGGTGTTTGTAAAGTTGATGATGCCGGCAATATGGTTGAAATTAATGAGCGTACCGAAGTTTACTTTAAAGAAGATGGCAGCGTTGCATACAAAGATGCTACGGGCGAACATGCATTAAGCAATGATACCCGCGTATCGATGAATTTCTGGGGCTTTACGCCGGCAGTTTTCAAACAAAGCGAAGAAATGTTCAGGGAATTTGTTGCCGCCAATGAAAACAATCCAAAATCGGAATTTTTTATTCCTTTGGTGGCCGATAAGCTGATCAAAGAAGATATCGCGTCATTTAAGGTTATCCCTACCGGCTCAAAATGGTTTGGTGTTACTTATAAAGAAGATAAACCTATTGTACAAAAAAGTATTTCGGAACTGGTTGCCAATGGCACCTATCCGGCAACGCTTTGGGATTAA